A single genomic interval of Cydia splendana chromosome 10, ilCydSple1.2, whole genome shotgun sequence harbors:
- the LOC134794494 gene encoding uncharacterized protein LOC134794494 codes for MATVVIRLLITTRFHVSKMDADNEVRQRDLISRREKRWSMNSQRLEQIVAELMRPIGDLRRSFDTDLCALLEEYLTEAGLHALEAEIPGSQVVAPNFAELALLLQQSANIYGRKVDLLYQHVLECSESLHTNTETHDTSHAEADPEGEAESPSAATTNRRKRRASVAGWARINLEACEQARREADLKAPPTLPRMYIELEPRVLAPCDVPLLDYAGEPVGLLQDFNVTWRLHGGLLVDELECGEEDTASLALRAIPLSELQAAIAAAAPPSPPPPPASPEPDHHPPCSTPIPTEEPAAPTEPPAETAETKTEPATPAKQRKRKQEEPTVLQTGAGKLFLTPELRVFLTEQREFSLPGQMVSRVMAMRAARILAVRAQLKEQADITEFRGFDEVDKSDLMDIGGFLGFSATTESEATDISLCLSRLASAAESDDDGFFEQSTFSGSEGARPELTPPPPTPPLPAPPPPPPVDYSAQPEWMSWRADVVARASAGEARGLDVRALGAAVLRSLPEGEERGKGPPAAFTTVLDAAAKDDADVSRLFLATLFLANAGNVEVVQPPPLTLNSFSLRLVSRDERLYSAAADSDPAFLTR; via the exons ATGGCCACCGTTGTTATTAGACTCCTTATAACCACAAGATTTCATGTTTCTAAAATGGACGCCGATAACGAGGTTCGGCAGAG GGACCTAATATCTCGGCGGGAGAAACGGTGGAGTATGAATTCCCAGAGGCTAGAGCAGATCGTGGCGGAGCTGATGCGCCCCATTGGCGACCTCCGCCGCAGCTTCGACACGGACCTATGCGCG TTGTTGGAAGAATACCTGACCGAGGCAGGTCTACATGCGCTCGAAGCGGAAATCCCCGGCTCACAAGTGGTGGCGCCCAACTTTGCGGAGCTAGCGCTACTGCTGCAACAGAGCGCCAACATTTACGGACGGAAGGTGGACTTGCTGTACCAACATGTGCTGGAGTGCAGCGAGTCATTACACACAAACAC TGAAACTCACGACACATCGCACGCGGAGGCCGACCCCGAGGGCGAAGCTGAGTCCCcctcagccgcgaccacgaacCGTCGCAAGCGGCGCGCCTCCGTCGCCGGCTGGGCCCGCATCAACCTCGAGGCCTGCGAGCAAGCCCGGCGCGAGGCCGACTTAAAGGCCCCGCCGACGTTACCAAGGATGTATATTGAGTTGGAGCCTAGAGTTTTGGCGCCGTGTGATGTGCCGCTGCTGGATTATGCTGGCGAACCCGTGGGGTTACTACAGGACTTCAATGTCACTTGGAGATTACAT GGTGGTCTACTAGTGGACGAGCTAGAATGCGGTGAAGAAGACACGGCCTCCCTGGCCCTCCGAGCCATCCCCCTGTCGGAGCTGCAGGCCGCCatcgcggccgccgcgcccccctcgccgcccccgccgcccgcCTCGCCCGAGCCCGACCATCACCCACCCTGCTCCACCCCTATACCTACAG aAGAGCCCGCGGCGCCTACGGAACCCCCAGCGGAGACAGCAGAAACAAAGACAGAACCAGCAACACCCGCAAAGCAACGCAAACGCAAGCAAGAAGAGCCCACGGTCTTGCAGACCGGTGCTGGCAAACTCTTCCTCACACCAG AACTACGAGTATTCCTGACAGAGCAGCGCGAATTCTCGCTACCAGGCCAGATGGTGTCCCGCGTCATGGCTATGCGCGCTGCGCGTATACTCGCTGTGCGAGCACAACTCAAGGAGCAGGCCGACATTACCG aattccgTGGATTCGACGAAGTGGACAAGTCCGACTTGATGGACATTGGAG GTTTCCTCGGGTTCTCGGCGACGACGGAATCAGAAGCGACAGACATCTCCCTCTGCCTGTCGCGGCTAGCTTCAGCGGCCGAGTCGGACGACGACGGCTTCTTCGAGCAGAGCACGTTCTCCGGCTCGGAGGGCGCGCGGCCCGAgctcacgccgccgccgcccacgCCGCCGCTgcctgcgccgccgccgccgccg CCGGTGGACTACTCCGCGCAACCCGAGTGGATGTCGTGGCGCGCCGACGTAGTAGCACGAGCGTCGGCCGGCGAAGCGAGAGGGCTCGACGTGCGCGCGCTCGGCGCCGCCGTGCTGCGCTCGTTACCCGAGGGGGAGGAGAGAGGGAAGGGCCCGCCAGCGGCCTTTACCACCGTATTAGATGCCGCGGCGAAGGATGATGCCGATGTGTCGAGGCTTTTCTTGGCTACACTGTTCTTG GCAAACGCCGGCAACGTGGAGGTCGTGCAACCACCGCCATTAACACTAAACTCGTTCTCACTACGGCTGGTTTCACGAGACGAGCGCCTCTACAGCGCCGCCGCCGACTCCGATCCCGCCTTCCTCACTCGGTAG